From a region of the Nitrospira sp. genome:
- a CDS encoding UDP-glucose/GDP-mannose dehydrogenase family protein, translated as MHISVIGSGYVGLVTGACFAEFGVHVTCMDSDSRRIEKLEKGEIPFFEPGLAELVAKGVKEGRLSFTTDVAQAVDKALVIFIAVGTPPSADGSADLSFVKEVGRGIARHMNSYKVIVTKSTVPVGTGETIREVVKKTQKDAIRFDMVSNPEFLREGSAIEDFMRPNRVVIGADSDQAIAIMRDLYRPLYLIETPIVVTDVPTAELIKYASNAFLATKISFINEVANLCEKVGANVQMVAKGMGLDHRIGSKFLHAGPGFGGSCFPKDLAALIQTGERNGYPMQIASAASRVNDIQRERMIEKIRDAVGGLKGKTLAMLGLSFKPNTNDLREAPALAIGRELLAEGATIRAYDPEALTEACQMMPELQPCRDTYHAAEGADALVIMTEWNVFRNLDFEKLKSVMRVPIVLDLRNVYDPERVTAAGFKHVSVGRAAQSP; from the coding sequence ATGCACATCAGTGTGATTGGGAGCGGCTACGTCGGACTCGTGACGGGAGCATGTTTCGCCGAGTTCGGCGTTCATGTCACCTGTATGGACAGCGATAGCCGAAGAATTGAGAAGCTCGAAAAAGGCGAAATTCCGTTTTTTGAACCGGGGCTCGCAGAACTGGTCGCCAAAGGGGTTAAAGAGGGCAGATTGAGCTTTACCACTGACGTCGCTCAGGCCGTCGACAAGGCGCTCGTGATCTTTATTGCTGTGGGAACCCCCCCGAGCGCGGATGGCAGCGCTGACTTGTCGTTTGTCAAGGAGGTGGGAAGAGGCATCGCCCGCCATATGAACAGCTATAAGGTCATTGTGACGAAATCGACTGTGCCGGTAGGGACTGGGGAAACCATTCGAGAGGTGGTCAAAAAGACGCAGAAAGATGCTATCCGGTTCGATATGGTTTCGAACCCGGAATTTCTCCGGGAAGGGTCGGCGATTGAGGACTTCATGCGTCCAAATCGCGTGGTGATCGGCGCGGACAGCGATCAAGCGATCGCCATCATGAGGGATCTCTATCGCCCCCTCTATCTGATCGAAACACCGATCGTCGTGACCGATGTTCCGACCGCCGAGCTCATCAAGTACGCGTCCAATGCCTTCCTGGCGACCAAGATTTCGTTTATCAATGAGGTCGCCAATCTGTGTGAGAAGGTCGGAGCCAATGTTCAGATGGTGGCGAAAGGCATGGGGCTGGACCATCGAATCGGGTCAAAGTTCCTACATGCAGGTCCGGGCTTCGGGGGGTCTTGCTTCCCCAAAGACCTAGCCGCGCTCATTCAGACCGGAGAGCGCAACGGCTACCCAATGCAGATTGCTTCCGCAGCGTCGCGCGTGAACGACATTCAGCGTGAGCGGATGATCGAAAAGATACGGGACGCGGTCGGAGGATTGAAGGGGAAGACCTTGGCAATGCTCGGCCTCTCCTTTAAACCGAACACCAACGACCTTCGAGAAGCCCCGGCCTTGGCGATCGGTCGGGAGCTTCTGGCAGAGGGCGCAACTATTCGCGCATATGACCCGGAGGCTTTGACCGAAGCCTGTCAGATGATGCCCGAACTTCAGCCCTGCCGAGACACCTACCATGCGGCTGAAGGCGCTGATGCATTGGTGATCATGACCGAATGGAATGTGTTTCGAAACCTCGACTTTGAAAAGTTAAAGTCAGTCATGCGCGTTCCCATCGTGCTCGACCTTCGGAACGTCTATGATCCCGAGCGTGTCACAGCCGCCGGGTTCAAGCATGTATCGGTGGGGCGTGCGGCACAAAGCCCCTGA
- a CDS encoding HEAT repeat domain-containing protein produces MADEAPKLIQIVPKGGDKKDGFNLVTERVVAVNPESRQLEVELLAYDGKTVLLDVDEEALEDLKILKAGDGATIRVVEEGGKRVAKSFRIRPKDPNAAKADAMLLDLRDSHWLNRKYAAEVLGDLKDPRAVDPLVAALSDEVGDVRQRAYDSLIKLGGPSVPSLIPLLASEEDEMRQSATEILRKIGKPAVEPLATALTEADDRLKTRIMKVLDRMGYKPKTKDQAKTELPRLT; encoded by the coding sequence ATGGCGGATGAAGCTCCAAAGCTGATTCAGATCGTTCCCAAAGGTGGAGACAAGAAGGACGGGTTCAACTTGGTGACGGAACGGGTCGTGGCGGTCAATCCGGAAAGTCGACAGCTCGAGGTCGAGCTCTTGGCCTACGACGGCAAGACCGTCCTTCTGGATGTGGACGAGGAAGCCCTTGAAGACCTCAAGATACTCAAAGCCGGTGATGGCGCGACCATCCGTGTCGTAGAGGAAGGCGGGAAGCGCGTCGCGAAAAGCTTCAGGATCCGTCCCAAAGATCCCAATGCCGCCAAGGCCGATGCCATGTTGCTCGACCTGAGGGATTCACACTGGTTGAACCGGAAGTATGCGGCGGAGGTATTGGGCGACTTGAAGGATCCTCGCGCCGTCGATCCGTTGGTTGCGGCATTGAGCGACGAGGTCGGGGACGTACGGCAACGAGCCTATGATTCGCTGATTAAGCTCGGTGGCCCGTCTGTACCATCGCTCATTCCATTACTGGCGTCCGAAGAAGACGAGATGCGCCAATCAGCCACCGAGATTCTTCGGAAGATCGGCAAGCCGGCCGTAGAACCGCTGGCGACTGCGTTAACAGAAGCCGATGACCGATTGAAGACACGAATCATGAAGGTTCTCGATCGGATGGGGTATAAGCCAAAAACCAAGGACCAGGCTAAGACCGAGTTGCCGCGGCTGACCTAA